In Rhodamnia argentea isolate NSW1041297 chromosome 5, ASM2092103v1, whole genome shotgun sequence, the DNA window TTCTAGATTCTTAATGTAACCAACTTCCGGCACAATTATTTGAGCTCATGATGAGGTCCCAGTAAAAATCAATTTAACCGTGGGATTTCGAAATCCAAGACCTCTTTGACtttgtttattaaaaaatttcataataaatgaaaatatttttcgataaaaatcattttgaaaaaaaaatgattttttatttatttgatagtTTAGGGAaagcggttttttttttcaccacaaGGGAAAGTTATACTGGCCCAATTTAAgctttgttatttttgtttatgaaaaacattttccatgacTCGATTAATTTTCTGCCATCCAAATAacgaaaaatcgaaaaacaaattttcaaaaataatttcctttaaAACAAAGGGACTCTTTaacaaattgaacttaattccTCTTTGTCCCAAATAGTGACCTGATTAATTTTCACACACAAAAATAGATATATTTCCACACTTTAACGGAAAATAGATTGCTAGCGTCCATTTCCTCAAGATCTAACTGTAACAAATTACGCCTAAGAGGAAGCGAATTTAAAACGGTAAATTCTCAAAGTATGGTTAtttaaactaagaaaaaaatggtatattcaaaagatttaatcCATATCTAAAATGTGAAAGAACTTCATGAGAAAAGACCCTAGTGAATGATCCAGCCATGAAATTGTTGCCAAGTTTGTCGAGAGCTAGTTTTTAGAAGCAATTCATCAATTAAGAGCACATAAACTTCAAAATCATCCCTCATCCGCTCCCATTCATAATGTACATTCACGTGCACATATGTACTTGTGCATGCTTTTGTCTgtgggaaaaagagaaacagagCATGTGCGACTGGCATGCATGGAGAGAGACACGTACAATTGCAACACAGACGAGAACAACGATCTGACCATGCAACATTATTTAGCTAATCAGCGTCTTTATCAATATGATGTACACCACAAATACAGGGATAGGGACTAGGACAGAACAGAATTCTTCAAATGATGCAAATTACAAGACCCCTACATAATTCGAAAAGCATCTTCAGTGGACCTTCCACATCCAGATGCATCACCATAGTCCCCAGATCACACATTTCGTGCAGAGAGATCTATGATGGTTTAATGAATTATCGTCCTGCTACTTAAATCAGTAGCCTATGATGTGACGAGCTATAACATACCTCAGAACTAGTGAAGAGTACAATGGGATAGCTAACCCGAACAAGATACTCTGAGAAGCCGCTATAAATGATCAACATCCAAAGAGTAGGTTGTTATGCTACTTAGCTCTGTCTCGTCCATCTTTTTGCACACATATATGAAGTGAGAATCTGGATCTTCCACCACAAAATCAGGTGGAAGTAAACCCTTCTCGGTAAGAGGCACAGGTTCCAGATATGACCTTGATGTTGAAGTATTGTTTCCCGGCTTCTGAAATCCTGGTCTGGCTGTAGAAAAAATGAATAGAGAATACTAAGAACAAATTCTCTCTTTACCTCacagaagaaacaaaacaaaaaactcaTGAGACAAACGACTATTTAGTAAACTAGAAATCGAGGAAAGTCACAGCCAGCAATGTAAACCAAAGGTAAGCTTCAATTTTCTATAAAGCAACTTGTATGAAAATTTAGTTTGTGATTCTTCTCTCTGTTTTGCACTTTGGAATGACAAGTGCCACAAGAACATATTTATGCTAGAAAAATCAACAGGGATAACAAGTTCAATCAAGAGCACCATATTGTACTTTAAACTAATGCATGTGGTGTAATACGCAATACCACAGAACTAACTTACTAATGATTAAATTAGAGTAGTCAGATGATCTCATGCTTTTAGGAGACAAATGATATAAAACAACTGGCCGGAAAAGTAAAGGATATGACAACAAGCTCTACGATGATCCCATGCCTGTAGATATAATAGATGTTCATAATGGTTAAAGTTCAATTACAGCAAGTAGTTTCTGCAGATTGTCAGGACATATTGGTCATATTCTTCCACATTAAAAGGGACTTCTCTCCTGATCAGGAGGACTTACATATGATGTAGAGAATGATTTGCCAGTTGTACACTGATTGGTTCAAATGAAGCATCCTCGCACTCGGATCACCATAGGTAATCTGCAATTCATCATCTATTATTGAAACCTAAAACCAGAAATGGATACGTGCAAGATACGCTTAACATGTTGCATTTAATTACCAGCATGTAGATTCCTCCAGCTTTGAGAAGTCTACGAGCAAGTAACAAACATAAGTGAGGCCAATAGCAATTAAAAGAGAAGATGGACTTCGTCTTACAGAAAAAGTACCTATGAAATTctaaaagaacataaaaagaagaagtcaAGAAAGGGCAATCATGTACACGACCTGCTCACCTCTCCTAGCATTCGAGCAGCACTTATCGGCGCATCGGTGCCACACTAATCAAGAAAAGcacaaattaaacaaaaatgccgaTGCATGAAATCATTGAGTATGTACTCACTACTCATACAATTGAATAAGCAACATACCATCAAGGAGTCAAGAGTTCCTGGTCCCATGTTAACAGGCTATGTGAATGCATATctcaggaaaaaagaagaagaagagatgatgatCAGCACACCAAATTTTTGCGAATAAGAAGAGTATTTATTGAGGGGGAGAACTTTAACCTTTATCAATGACACTGTCAAACGACTCATCCGGGAAGAGGCTCATGTCCCTAACATCCATTTGCATGTCTGTCGGGCTTCATGAAGGAACAATAACCAGAATTTGGAAGCAGCAGGAGAAAAGTATCCGAAATCAAATATAGAAAGCTCAAAGGATACATTTAAGCTGAGGGATGCATTCATATTTTCTTCTCATCATTTCAATAGCCACAGAGGAAATGTCAATGTTCGTTATGTCTTCATACCCATCCTTTACCATGTCTTCCGACATTACTGCAAATAAGAAGAATTCTTATAAAATCATCTCAAACTACAGGAGAATGCCACAACTCTGCTGGAGTAACTTCTACAGAACCCCCATAAGCTTTCATAATATATATTACTTCTCCTATCAATACAACAAACCCAATATTCAAAAGTTTCAGATGACTTTGGTTAACAATCTGTTAGTGAGAAACAAAATAGTGACTCGAAAATCAAAATACATTCATTAGTGACTAGATATGTTTCTGCATTGAAGAATACAAGCTAGGTACTCCTCTGTTGCAATAAACTAACCATAAAAAGAGTGGTTAACAAGCAATTGAGGGCGTatggccaaacaaaaaaaaaaaaactgaggtTAGAGACTGGAGATGTTTTTCTACTTTATGGTCAAGAAATCTAGAGTTACATTACTTACCTCCCTGCGTCTTTAATAAGAACCCAGACAGAGATGAAGGGATCAAACCCAGGATTCCCAAAGTGCAAACAagaataatttcctcttttacaattgatgaagaaaatagtccatatttctCTAGCACTATCAATCAAGCACATTTTGTGTGGATTAGACATCTAAACAAGAGAGAAAACGGATGTTTATCATGAACCATAACTAACTAGATTTATCCTAGGGATGCTTGCATT includes these proteins:
- the LOC115742341 gene encoding EEF1A lysine methyltransferase 4 isoform X1 — its product is MYRDVSSCNTYNYGDASYWDARYVQEAEMGHFDWYQRYSGLRPFVRMYIPSFASRILMVGCGNALMSEDMVKDGYEDITNIDISSVAIEMMRRKYECIPQLKYMQMDVRDMSLFPDESFDSVIDKGTLDSLMCGTDAPISAARMLGEVSRLLKAGGIYMLITYGDPSARMLHLNQSVYNWQIILYIISRPGFQKPGNNTSTSRSYLEPVPLTEKGLLPPDFVVEDPDSHFIYVCKKMDETELSSITTYSLDVDHL
- the LOC115742341 gene encoding EEF1A lysine methyltransferase 4 isoform X2, coding for MATPRTGTLATCRKQRWAILTVMSEDMVKDGYEDITNIDISSVAIEMMRRKYECIPQLKYMQMDVRDMSLFPDESFDSVIDKGTLDSLMCGTDAPISAARMLGEVSRLLKAGGIYMLITYGDPSARMLHLNQSVYNWQIILYIISRPGFQKPGNNTSTSRSYLEPVPLTEKGLLPPDFVVEDPDSHFIYVCKKMDETELSSITTYSLDVDHL